The following are encoded in a window of Glandiceps talaboti chromosome 5, keGlaTala1.1, whole genome shotgun sequence genomic DNA:
- the LOC144436014 gene encoding mitochondrial cardiolipin hydrolase-like, producing MTYWVRLAGLLLSAGLASEIIYYLYKKLGHNPKNQTEKTHDILQEILFFPDKVVACKAYFQSKNGCQLANCSYAHFETGLSKLLKYILDAKHTLDVCVFCICCHELADAVVEAHEKGVVVRVITDDEQMEVSGSQIGKLRSKGIQVRHDHSSFLMHHKFVVIDNHIIITGSLNWTRSGITGNHENVIITNNPGLCVPFQGEFDKLWELYDPTKHLK from the exons ATGACGTACTGGGTACGATTAGCTGGCCTTTTACTCTCAGCAGGATTGGCTTCTGAAATCATCTACTACCTTTATAAGAAACTTGGACACAACCCTAAAAACCAGACTGAAAAAACTCATGATATCTTACAGGAGATCTTATTCTTCCCTGACAAAGTTGTTGCCTGCAAAGCTTATTTCCAGAGTAAAAATGGCTGCCAGTTAGCAAATTGTTCATATGCACATTTTGAAACTGGCCTAAGTAAACTTCTGAAATACATACTTGATGCTAAacacacactggatgtttgtgtgttttgcaTCTGTTGTCATGAACTAGCTGATGCTGTTGTCGAGGCACATGAGAAAGGAGTGGTTGTCAGGGTGATAACAGATGATGAACAAATGGAAGTCAGTGGATCACAGATTGGAAAACTTAGGAGTAAAG GAATTCAAGTACGACATGATCATTCTTCTTTCCTGATGCATCATAAGTTTGTTGTCATTGACAACCACATAATTATCACTGGTTCTCTCAACTGGACTAGAAGTGGAATAACTGGTAACCATGAGAACGTTATCATCACCAACAATCCTGGACTTTGTGTTCCTTTTCAAGGAGAGTTTGACAAACTATGGGAGTTGTATGACCCAACCAAACActtgaaataa